Below is a genomic region from Procambarus clarkii isolate CNS0578487 chromosome 63, FALCON_Pclarkii_2.0, whole genome shotgun sequence.
tatatatatatatatatatatatatatatatatatatatatatatatgtatatatatatatatatatatatatatatatatatatatatatatatatatatatatgtaccaagtagccagaatatTGTTcttggcctaatatgcaaggcccgatttgcctaataagccaagttttcctgaatttcaatatttttctatttttttacttatgaaatgataaagctatccatttcattcaatgtattcccaaatggtctgatgttcccatcactgaaacataagaaaaagagttaaaaaacgaaatgaaaaacaatgaaaaaaataaaaaataaactatagtcatgaaatgaatgatatggtaaacaacacagctcaattcaaccCCAATGTCaagcaaaataattaaatcaatatgaaaataaatcaaaatctattaaaattaaatttatcaatgaattcagaaacattgaaatggaatcgtaacatatttagtatggcgtgtgttgctattacgtgcaaaaaattaagctgtttaaaaaaaaaaaagttttttacctgtcacaggtgtggcgtcTATATAGTCGGTATAAAACACGTGCGTATTCAAATGAAACGTTATGTCAAACTTTcatggcaatcggtgaagaacttttggagattacagtgttttgctcttatgtccaacagatggtgctgtttgtaataaacatgttattttctgtcacaggtgaggcatgtatatactaggtatataaaaacacgcgtctatttgaatgcaacgttgtgtcaaaattttaaagaaatcggtaaagaggtttcacagatttccctcacatgaaaaacagtttaaaaaaaaagaataaatattttttcccgtcacagacgtgacatctatagagtatgtatataaaaacctgcgcgGATGCCAATGGaactttgtgtgaaaatttcaaggcaatcggtgaagaactttcggagattagcaataaTGAACAAACtagcatttccatttttatttatatagatatataagcatATATTATATACTGTCTATATAGTATGtcctatatatttatttattacaccTGAATAGATTTGTAACTGAAAAATATCGTAATTATTGGTTATTTACAAATGAGGGTTCACAAGTACATGTGCACCAAATGCGTGCACATGTACAAATGCAGAAATGACAAATACATGTGTATAAATACCTGTGCCCCTTTTCCAGGACAACCCAGCATACGACGTGTGGGCAACGATGTTGCTGGCATTGCCGGAAAGGAGTCACATCATGATGGGGAACGACGTATGGGTGTGGGCGGAGGACGATCAGGTGGCCCGGCAGCTGCTGCAGCAGTCACAGACCTGGGTGTTGCAAGATGGTCTCTCTCAGCCCATAGACCTTCCCTCTCTGGTCAGGATCTGCGGCTCCACACTCATTGCCCACAATGGAGGCAGTCTCCCGCCATGTTAACATAATACAAATTATAATCACATTCCATCAGTCTTTAATTAACATTAAATTTGTACATATAGGGAATGGTGCGAACGTGGCACAATAGTTGACATATGTGTTCCTCAGTTCTGTTGACCTCAGCTGGATCTGACTAATAAATGAATGGGTGCCCGTGCGGCCAGCCTTCCCCATGATTTTCTGGGACCTGGACAAGCTTGCCAGACTTAGCGCTCCCCTATAATGGTGTACCAGGCATAATCAATCAAGCATATTTTTGGCTTTCAGGAAAAGAAGGTCCTTATTCAACTGAATTAATCTCTAGTGCGCCCtcacttggattattgtatccagtCAAGAAAacatcatcttcagaaagacagctGCATTAGAAAAACTTTAACACCGGGTAACAAAAATCATTGCAGAACTAATTCAactactgtcggaaaatccgacaccatttaataataatatcatacagacagataagagctgtgttgtataaacaagttacccatagaaaacgtaacttgtagtggaattaccgtctatagaaaacgggatatcatcaccacatactattataattcaccacctattatggtgggaattattcttaaatacattagtctttggactttaccatcataaaaacatcttatataaattaacttaattatcaatattaaagtagagtaaatgtgacccttctatcactttctgaaatctggacaaagtaggccaggcgtcagggaggaaggggggagccattgttgtgtcacctccgagacgtgtggagcaaattcggctcctatcattctggacaatgtcggccagtaacgtcaatagtatggagtgttaaacagccattgttttatattgagaccagaggctcacacgggagcaaattcggctcctgttaaatttacttggacgtagtgttatggaaaccaaaagtgtaccatttgtcaacacgctgtctacaaattcaagttaagtgtctatccgaaacccgtttatcattcatttatggccattaatgtcaggatatagggtggtccggttagatcacgtggaagcctcaaactaaaggtaattaagccaggtcttcatgttccatgtactgttttctctgatatacttgtcatatataggtatctggcttcacagctagcgcacttttgacaggtcaagacgaggatgcaagattttgtgcaccagttactgggtgatggaagctgcctcaaagaggataatttggtgtctacaccctagttatacctggtggactaacctgctgtactataagataaggaacctcatcaatgtatgtagttactgtagtttgattggctgcatatatattaatttaataaccccccctaatgtgtagaggagcgatttgtgagattaagagattattgcagaaatacagtccactcattatcatacaaattgctatcgaagtatataaattaacgtaaatataaattctatatatattcatataaattaaataaatataaatctcacaggtcggttcccacattatttggaccttcggaaccggaatattcggtcctttgaacccacatttggtcatcttagtaccggatgaaccagttaaccagtggattcattaaatatactagtgcagtgttatttaaacaaaggccagccagtcaaagacggaagcgtagcctcgagggagctcaggagcctccctcagttcagatcagccttagtcagcggtttcatgcacacccacagatttggtggagtgttattctgtgaaatgacagcgctaatatagaagccaaccaaagtagtggctgtggtgtcgcgtgattgttcacggatttcgtggtgttacatttcgcgagagattatctacgaattttgtggactttatttcgcgaggtcactaataatatttaatacttcttgataatattagaagtttcatagaggcaattaagaggctattatcaataattgtgtatattatttctccaaaatagagaattatttaatat
It encodes:
- the LOC138354445 gene encoding platelet glycoprotein V-like, which codes for MNRINLEVLDLHLNQLSQLPPPSVEPLRALQILHLHWNTLVELPVLINNLHLHELLVNGNALLKFPKYMFGNLTQPLTYHFVDNPAYDVWATMLLALPERSHIMMGNDVWVWAEDDQVARQLLQQSQTWVLQDGLSQPIDLPSLVRICGSTLIAHNGGSLPPC